One segment of Mycolicibacterium sp. YH-1 DNA contains the following:
- a CDS encoding branched-chain amino acid ABC transporter permease, translating to MPTDCMGQYVCTAANINFNVDNLLNGFWQFTIDGLAWGAIYALVAVGYTLVFGVLRLINFAHSEIFMLGMFGAYFCLDVILGFTPSGNAYNKGIALTVLYLGIAMLFAMLVSGSAAVGLEFVAYRPLRRRNARPLTFLITAIGMSFVLQEFVHFILPHLIDGYGGSNAQQPIVLVQPKTQFTIFGASVSNVTIVIVVAALVLALLTDMALNRTKFGRGIRAVAQDPTTATLMGVSRERIIMTTFLIGGLLAGAAALLYTLKVPQGIIYSGGFLLGIKAFSAAVLGGIGNLRGALLGGLLLGIMENYGQAVFGTQWRDVVAFVLLVLVLLIRPTGILGESLGKARA from the coding sequence ATGCCGACCGATTGCATGGGTCAGTACGTCTGCACCGCAGCCAACATCAACTTCAACGTCGACAACCTACTGAACGGCTTCTGGCAGTTCACGATCGACGGGTTGGCGTGGGGAGCCATCTACGCCCTCGTCGCGGTCGGATACACCCTGGTCTTCGGTGTGCTGCGGCTGATCAACTTCGCGCACTCCGAGATCTTCATGCTCGGAATGTTCGGTGCGTATTTCTGCCTCGATGTCATCCTGGGTTTCACCCCCAGCGGCAATGCCTACAACAAGGGCATCGCACTGACCGTCCTGTACCTCGGCATCGCCATGCTCTTCGCGATGCTGGTGTCCGGTTCTGCGGCAGTGGGTCTCGAGTTCGTCGCCTACCGACCCCTGCGAAGACGCAACGCACGTCCACTGACCTTCCTGATCACCGCCATCGGAATGTCGTTCGTCCTGCAGGAGTTCGTGCACTTCATCCTGCCGCACCTGATCGACGGGTACGGCGGGTCGAACGCTCAACAGCCAATCGTCCTGGTGCAGCCCAAGACCCAGTTCACGATCTTCGGCGCCTCGGTGTCCAACGTCACGATCGTGATCGTCGTCGCCGCGCTCGTGCTGGCGCTGCTCACCGACATGGCGCTCAACCGCACCAAGTTCGGCCGCGGTATCCGCGCCGTCGCACAGGATCCGACGACCGCGACGCTGATGGGTGTGTCCCGTGAGCGAATCATCATGACCACCTTCCTGATCGGTGGCCTGCTCGCAGGCGCCGCCGCATTGCTCTACACGTTGAAGGTGCCGCAGGGGATCATCTACTCCGGCGGCTTCCTGCTGGGCATCAAGGCCTTCTCGGCTGCCGTGCTCGGTGGCATCGGCAACCTGCGTGGCGCGCTGCTCGGCGGGCTGCTGCTGGGCATCATGGAGAACTACGGGCAGGCGGTGTTCGGCACCCAGTGGCGCGACGTCGTCGCCTTCGTCCTGCTGGTCCTGGTGCTATTGATCCGACCGACCGGCATACTCGGCGAGAGTCTCGGGAAGGCGAGAGCATGA
- a CDS encoding branched-chain amino acid ABC transporter permease: MSRHSEKGSESPSGLTRSLLAPGDGLRQWWAGLSRVQKWGFGAIGFGLLALLPLYTPGFLDTPGISFGGTMAQFSMIAIIAIGLNVVVGQTGLLDLGYVGFYAVGAYTVALLTSPDSPWNIMGLGGFFSSDWAWLSCVPLAMAVTAFAGLILGTPTLRLRGDYLAIVTLGFGEIIRLLADNLADITNGPRGLNQIAYPRLGEKEGLPEGVFSNGNSAGDANYGTWWFWLGLVLMVGILLLVGNLERSRVGRAWVAIREDEDAAEVMGVNTFRFKLWAFVIGAAIGGLSGALYAGQVQYVAPPTFNIINSMLFLCAVVLGGQGNKLGVIFGAFIIVYLPNRLLGVEFLGVNLGDLKYLFFGLALVVLMIFRPQGLFPVRQQLLAYGKSAKNLLRNADESKAAA; encoded by the coding sequence ATGAGCCGGCACAGCGAGAAGGGTTCGGAATCACCGAGCGGCCTGACCAGGAGCCTCCTCGCGCCGGGTGACGGTCTGCGGCAGTGGTGGGCGGGCCTGAGTCGGGTGCAGAAGTGGGGCTTCGGCGCCATCGGCTTCGGCCTGCTGGCGCTGCTGCCGCTCTACACCCCTGGATTCCTGGACACGCCCGGTATCAGCTTCGGCGGAACGATGGCCCAGTTCTCGATGATCGCCATCATCGCGATCGGATTGAACGTGGTGGTCGGCCAGACGGGTCTGCTGGACCTCGGCTACGTCGGCTTCTATGCCGTTGGCGCCTACACGGTCGCGCTGCTCACCAGCCCGGACAGCCCGTGGAACATCATGGGGCTGGGCGGGTTCTTCAGCTCCGACTGGGCGTGGCTGTCGTGCGTGCCGTTGGCGATGGCGGTCACCGCGTTCGCCGGGCTCATCCTCGGCACGCCGACGCTCCGTCTACGCGGCGACTACCTGGCCATCGTGACGCTCGGGTTCGGCGAGATCATCCGACTACTCGCCGACAACCTGGCCGACATCACCAACGGTCCCCGCGGACTCAACCAGATCGCGTACCCGCGCCTGGGGGAGAAGGAGGGCCTGCCCGAGGGTGTGTTCTCCAACGGGAACTCGGCCGGTGACGCCAATTACGGCACGTGGTGGTTCTGGCTGGGGCTGGTCCTGATGGTCGGGATCCTGCTGCTGGTCGGCAACCTGGAACGCAGCCGGGTCGGACGTGCCTGGGTGGCGATCCGCGAGGACGAGGACGCCGCAGAGGTGATGGGCGTCAACACGTTCCGGTTCAAATTGTGGGCCTTCGTGATCGGTGCGGCCATCGGCGGACTGTCCGGTGCGCTCTACGCCGGGCAGGTGCAGTACGTCGCACCGCCGACGTTCAACATCATCAACTCGATGCTGTTCCTGTGCGCGGTGGTGCTCGGTGGGCAGGGCAACAAGCTGGGTGTCATCTTCGGTGCGTTCATCATCGTCTACCTGCCGAACCGCCTCTTGGGAGTGGAGTTCCTCGGGGTCAACCTGGGTGACCTGAAGTACCTGTTCTTCGGGCTGGCGCTCGTGGTGCTGATGATCTTCCGTCCGCAGGGCCTGTTCCCGGTGCGACAGCAGTTGTTGGCCTACGGCAAGTCCGCGAAGAACCTGTTGCGCAACGCCGACGAGTCGAAGGCGGCAGCATGA
- a CDS encoding DUF2339 domain-containing protein: MTEPDQAIIGRLSADFAVMASYMARASADLRELSRIVAERPNAVVAPVAPAAQAPAAQTPVPQAPAAQVPGYGPQYQWPNPAWGPAPVPAASAPVAAPMPAPASAPAAGPARKPGSEGWISKALAVAGVAVTLVGVVLLVVLAAQAGILAPGIRVGAGAALSVALVGIGWRLNRRPGGRVGAIALAATGIAAAYIDVIAVTTIYGWVPAAAGLALAAVVAAAGLTLARRWDSEHLGLLVLVPLIGLAPAVAGGITLLVVGFMLALSAASLPVQLGRDWIGLHAARIAAATLPLLIALVSVSSDATEVAWLAGACGIATILALVGALLLLPHSRHPIGMALLTAAGTLPVLALSLAADRVTSAVMAAALSAAMLGIVVVGDRLPAVTGAVRQVWGALAAVAALIAVTVAFDGPVAAPVLLAMAVVVAVVGRRSAAARWSAMGFAAIGTLYYLDNASIATLFTATALDAPIAVSTLVSSILLAACAAVVTWSWTARGGLDDDVVRILWAGAAVAALYAVTMFTVTAGVLLRGEEYGFFAGHVAATICWIGVAAAVLWYAIRLPRAERSLPVGGGMALVAAAVAKLFLFDLGTLDGIFRVIVFIVVGLVLLGMGAGYARLLAQQDQQDQAV; encoded by the coding sequence ATGACCGAACCGGATCAGGCCATCATCGGCCGGCTTTCTGCGGACTTCGCCGTGATGGCGAGTTATATGGCGCGCGCCTCCGCCGACCTCCGCGAGCTGTCGCGCATCGTCGCCGAGCGGCCGAATGCCGTCGTGGCGCCCGTTGCTCCCGCCGCGCAGGCTCCCGCCGCGCAGACTCCGGTCCCGCAGGCTCCCGCCGCGCAGGTCCCCGGGTACGGCCCGCAGTACCAGTGGCCGAACCCGGCCTGGGGGCCTGCGCCCGTCCCCGCCGCGTCTGCGCCTGTCGCCGCGCCTATGCCCGCACCCGCATCTGCGCCCGCCGCCGGACCCGCAAGGAAGCCGGGGTCGGAAGGCTGGATCAGCAAGGCCCTCGCCGTCGCGGGTGTCGCGGTGACGTTGGTCGGCGTGGTCCTGCTTGTCGTGCTCGCCGCGCAGGCCGGCATCCTCGCCCCCGGCATCCGAGTCGGGGCAGGCGCGGCGCTCTCCGTGGCCCTGGTGGGTATCGGCTGGCGTCTGAATCGACGACCCGGCGGACGGGTGGGCGCGATCGCGTTGGCGGCCACCGGTATTGCGGCGGCCTACATCGACGTCATCGCGGTGACCACCATCTACGGCTGGGTGCCCGCGGCGGCGGGCTTGGCACTCGCCGCGGTCGTCGCCGCAGCAGGACTCACCCTCGCCCGCCGATGGGACTCCGAGCATCTCGGGTTACTGGTCCTGGTGCCGCTCATCGGTCTCGCTCCGGCGGTGGCAGGCGGAATCACGTTGCTCGTGGTCGGTTTCATGCTGGCCCTGTCCGCCGCATCACTTCCCGTGCAACTGGGCCGGGATTGGATCGGACTGCATGCGGCTCGCATCGCGGCAGCCACCCTCCCGCTCCTGATCGCGCTGGTGTCGGTGAGTTCCGATGCCACTGAGGTGGCGTGGCTGGCCGGCGCCTGCGGTATCGCGACCATCCTGGCCCTCGTCGGTGCGCTTCTCCTGCTGCCGCACAGCCGCCATCCCATCGGTATGGCGCTATTGACCGCGGCGGGAACGCTTCCGGTACTGGCTCTTTCGCTCGCTGCCGATCGCGTGACCTCCGCCGTGATGGCGGCGGCACTGTCCGCCGCGATGCTCGGCATCGTCGTCGTCGGTGATCGACTGCCGGCCGTGACAGGCGCGGTCCGCCAGGTCTGGGGCGCGCTGGCTGCGGTCGCGGCGCTCATCGCCGTGACGGTGGCCTTCGACGGGCCGGTCGCCGCGCCCGTGCTGTTGGCCATGGCGGTCGTCGTAGCTGTGGTGGGCCGCCGCAGCGCCGCGGCACGGTGGTCGGCCATGGGGTTCGCCGCGATCGGCACTCTCTACTACCTCGACAACGCGTCGATCGCCACGCTGTTCACCGCGACCGCGCTGGACGCGCCGATCGCGGTGTCGACGCTCGTCTCCAGCATCCTGTTGGCAGCGTGTGCCGCGGTGGTCACGTGGTCATGGACGGCCCGTGGTGGCCTCGACGACGACGTCGTCCGCATCCTATGGGCCGGGGCCGCCGTCGCGGCGCTGTATGCCGTCACGATGTTCACCGTCACCGCCGGGGTGTTGCTCCGCGGCGAGGAGTACGGCTTCTTCGCCGGCCACGTCGCGGCGACGATCTGCTGGATCGGCGTCGCGGCGGCGGTCCTGTGGTACGCGATCAGGCTGCCGCGGGCCGAGCGCTCGTTGCCTGTCGGTGGCGGCATGGCCCTGGTCGCGGCGGCCGTGGCCAAGCTCTTCCTGTTCGACCTCGGCACGCTCGACGGAATCTTCCGCGTCATAGTGTTCATCGTCGTCGGTCTGGTGCTGCTCGGCATGGGAGCGGGCTACGCCCGCCTGCTGGCCCAGCAGGATCAGCAGGACCAAGCGGTGTGA
- a CDS encoding Dps family protein produces MTDNLRRADADIAGFQASPTLSSNLQRVLVDLIELHLQGKQAHWNVVGSNFRDLHLQLDELVDFARTGSDTIAERLRALDAIPDGRSDTVAATTSLPGFPEYEVSTTEAVDLVTSRVYAAVDTLRAVHDEVDAEDPSTADILHQLIDGLEKLAWLLKSENRKI; encoded by the coding sequence ATGACTGACAACCTGCGCCGCGCCGATGCCGATATCGCGGGCTTCCAGGCCTCGCCGACGTTGAGCTCCAACCTCCAGCGGGTGCTGGTGGACTTGATCGAACTGCACTTGCAGGGCAAGCAGGCGCACTGGAACGTGGTCGGAAGCAACTTCCGCGACCTTCACCTGCAACTTGACGAGCTGGTGGACTTCGCGCGCACCGGCAGTGACACCATCGCCGAGCGGCTGCGTGCACTCGACGCGATTCCGGACGGTCGTTCGGACACCGTTGCGGCCACGACGTCGCTACCCGGATTCCCGGAGTATGAGGTGAGCACCACCGAGGCGGTGGATCTGGTGACGTCGCGGGTGTACGCCGCGGTGGACACGCTGCGTGCCGTGCACGACGAGGTCGACGCCGAGGATCCGAGCACTGCGGACATCCTTCACCAGCTGATCGACGGTCTGGAGAAGCTCGCGTGGCTGCTTAAGTCGGAGAACCGCAAGATCTAG
- a CDS encoding response regulator transcription factor, translated as MADGDGAFTVMVVDDHPIWRDAVARDLEDEGFDVVATADGVGAARRRAAAVKPDVVVMDMRLSDGTGAQATAEVLAVSASTRVLVLSASDERDDVLEAVKAGATGYLVKSASKDELAAAVRATGEGRAVFTPGLAGLVLGEYRRMARSPGEEPAPTLTERETEILRHVAKGLTAKQIGERLSLSHRTVENHVQATLRKLQLANRVELARYAIEHGLDE; from the coding sequence ATGGCCGACGGTGACGGTGCATTCACGGTAATGGTGGTCGACGACCACCCAATCTGGCGTGATGCGGTGGCCCGCGACCTCGAGGACGAGGGTTTCGACGTCGTCGCCACCGCCGATGGTGTCGGCGCGGCGCGACGACGGGCGGCGGCGGTCAAACCAGACGTGGTCGTGATGGACATGCGCCTGTCGGACGGGACTGGCGCGCAGGCGACCGCCGAGGTGCTGGCCGTGTCGGCGTCCACGCGTGTGCTGGTGCTTTCGGCGTCCGATGAGCGCGATGACGTCCTCGAGGCTGTGAAGGCCGGTGCCACCGGATATTTGGTCAAGAGTGCGTCCAAGGACGAACTCGCCGCGGCGGTCCGGGCCACGGGTGAGGGCCGCGCGGTTTTCACGCCGGGCCTGGCAGGACTGGTGCTGGGCGAGTACCGGCGGATGGCACGAAGCCCGGGCGAGGAGCCCGCGCCGACGCTTACCGAGCGCGAGACCGAGATCCTGCGCCATGTGGCAAAGGGGTTGACGGCCAAGCAGATCGGTGAGCGACTCTCCTTGAGTCATCGCACGGTGGAGAATCACGTGCAGGCGACGCTGCGCAAATTGCAACTGGCCAACCGCGTCGAGCTGGCGAGATACGCGATCGAGCATGGGCTCGATGAATGA
- a CDS encoding ANTAR domain-containing response regulator, translating into MTGSPSDADKPRRVLIAEDEALIRLDLAEMLREEGYDVVGEAGDGQEAVDLAESLRPDLVIMDVKMPRRDGIDAAAEIASKRIAPIVVLTAFSQRELVERARDAGAMAYLVKPFSITDLIPAIELALSRFGEISALEQEVATLSDRLETRKLVERAKGVLQQKQGMTEPESFKWIQRAAMDRRTTMKRVAEVVLETLDPAPDA; encoded by the coding sequence ATGACCGGGTCACCGTCGGACGCCGACAAGCCGCGCCGTGTTCTCATCGCCGAGGATGAGGCGCTCATTCGCCTCGACCTCGCGGAGATGTTGCGCGAGGAGGGATACGACGTCGTGGGCGAGGCGGGGGATGGTCAGGAGGCCGTCGATCTCGCGGAGAGCCTGCGGCCCGACCTGGTGATCATGGACGTCAAGATGCCCCGACGCGACGGCATCGACGCGGCCGCCGAGATCGCCAGCAAGCGCATCGCCCCCATCGTGGTGCTGACGGCGTTCTCGCAGCGCGAGTTGGTCGAGCGTGCCCGAGACGCCGGCGCGATGGCATATCTGGTGAAGCCGTTCTCGATCACCGATCTGATTCCGGCGATCGAGTTGGCCTTGAGCCGGTTCGGTGAGATCAGCGCGCTCGAACAGGAAGTCGCGACGCTGTCGGACCGCCTCGAGACACGCAAGTTGGTCGAGCGGGCCAAGGGTGTGCTCCAGCAGAAGCAGGGGATGACCGAACCCGAGTCGTTCAAGTGGATTCAGCGGGCCGCGATGGATCGCCGCACGACGATGAAGCGGGTCGCCGAAGTGGTCCTCGAGACGTTGGATCCAGCGCCCGACGCGTAA
- a CDS encoding branched-chain amino acid ABC transporter substrate-binding protein, with product MRSRVARSAFALGSAGLVVLAAAGCNQSSPEESASQSNLRIVEQVQIDENGAEVKPAEGTTPADPRGDGKATCPPLSIAMAGALNGPDAALGINIVNGVQLAIDQHNEANPGCQVQLKKFDTEGDPQKATAIAPQIVDDQYTIGLVGPAFSGETKATGTVFDQAGLVAATASATNPTLSENGWRTFFRGLANDAVQGPSVANYLKNTLGLKKICVVDDSTDYGLGLATAVRETLGPVADSTCNISVKKGDKDFSAAVTQVKGANPDALFFGGYYAEAAPLVQQLRDGGVTATFVSADGSKDQQFVDQAGESAKDALLSCPCGPASGTFAEEYKKKFNVEPGTYSTEGYDLGTILVKGIDSGAITRPALLDFVRNYNGQGVARNYQWTPTGELTTNLIWMFKVQ from the coding sequence GTGCGCAGTCGCGTGGCACGTAGTGCATTTGCTCTCGGGAGCGCGGGCTTGGTCGTGTTGGCTGCCGCCGGCTGCAACCAGTCCTCTCCGGAGGAGAGCGCGTCGCAGTCCAACCTGAGGATCGTCGAGCAGGTCCAGATCGACGAGAACGGCGCCGAGGTGAAGCCGGCGGAGGGAACCACCCCCGCCGACCCCAGGGGCGACGGGAAGGCGACATGCCCACCACTGTCCATCGCGATGGCTGGCGCTCTCAACGGGCCGGACGCCGCTCTGGGCATCAACATCGTCAACGGTGTGCAGTTGGCCATCGACCAGCACAATGAGGCGAACCCGGGCTGCCAGGTGCAGTTGAAGAAGTTCGACACCGAGGGGGACCCGCAGAAGGCGACGGCGATCGCCCCTCAGATCGTCGACGACCAGTACACGATCGGTCTCGTCGGCCCGGCGTTCTCGGGTGAGACCAAGGCCACCGGCACCGTCTTCGACCAGGCCGGCCTGGTGGCGGCGACGGCGTCGGCGACCAACCCCACGCTGAGTGAGAACGGCTGGCGGACCTTCTTCCGCGGCCTGGCCAACGACGCCGTGCAGGGCCCGTCGGTCGCCAACTATCTGAAGAACACGCTGGGTCTGAAGAAGATCTGCGTGGTCGACGACAGCACCGACTACGGCCTCGGTCTGGCCACCGCCGTGCGCGAGACACTCGGCCCGGTGGCCGACTCGACGTGCAACATCTCGGTCAAGAAGGGCGACAAGGACTTCTCCGCCGCGGTGACGCAGGTCAAGGGAGCCAACCCGGACGCGCTGTTCTTCGGCGGCTACTACGCGGAGGCGGCGCCACTGGTCCAGCAGTTGAGGGACGGCGGCGTGACGGCAACGTTCGTCAGCGCCGACGGCTCCAAGGATCAGCAGTTCGTCGATCAGGCAGGCGAGTCCGCGAAGGACGCCCTGCTGTCCTGCCCCTGCGGTCCGGCCTCCGGGACGTTCGCCGAGGAGTACAAGAAGAAGTTCAACGTCGAGCCCGGCACCTACAGCACTGAGGGATACGACCTCGGCACGATTCTGGTGAAGGGCATCGACTCCGGTGCGATCACCCGACCGGCGCTGCTCGACTTCGTCCGCAACTACAACGGTCAGGGCGTGGCCCGCAACTACCAGTGGACACCCACCGGGGAACTCACGACCAACCTGATCTGGATGTTCAAGGTTCAGTAG
- a CDS encoding adenylate/guanylate cyclase domain-containing protein, with product MAITDAGEPPHGTPPTRRRPACVSSPEFGWSEGGRTGHQAESAAREVRVLAVTTRIAAVITLVFGIQQFFVSREGLWLAYSNLATTVVFLLIPKLYRFGRLVPPVVFIVVAYTSITLSSIYIGTGIGLNFYYVGAAAIVILILGVDHIALALGFAILGAVTVVILELQVPRNTGTQPDWAFRTGFVLNTVAAWVLVIATVWYALREISRAQRAMEIEYQRSESLLANILPVTIAERLKQPGRDVIADKYQDAAILFADIAGYTKLASDISPTELVRFLDDLYTEFDALVDRHGLEKVKTSGDSYMVVSGVPVERPDHLAALARLALDMADTVSGLTDAQGRAVPLRIGLAAGPVVAGVVGARKFFYDVWGDAVNVASRMESTDVEGRIQVPQDVYERLREHFTFDERGDVDVKGKGVMHTWYLTGRRQG from the coding sequence GTGGCGATCACGGACGCTGGCGAGCCTCCACATGGGACGCCGCCGACGCGGCGGCGTCCGGCGTGCGTGTCCTCCCCGGAGTTCGGATGGTCCGAGGGGGGACGCACCGGACACCAGGCCGAGAGCGCCGCCCGCGAGGTGCGCGTGTTGGCCGTGACGACGCGGATCGCGGCGGTCATCACCCTGGTGTTCGGCATCCAGCAGTTCTTCGTCTCACGCGAGGGGTTGTGGCTCGCCTACTCCAACCTCGCCACCACGGTGGTCTTCCTGCTGATACCCAAGCTGTACCGGTTCGGTCGGCTTGTCCCGCCGGTCGTGTTCATCGTTGTCGCCTACACATCGATCACCCTGTCGTCGATCTACATCGGCACCGGGATCGGCCTGAACTTCTATTACGTGGGCGCGGCGGCCATCGTCATCCTGATCCTCGGGGTGGACCACATCGCGCTGGCTCTCGGGTTCGCAATCCTCGGTGCGGTCACCGTGGTGATCCTGGAGCTACAGGTGCCGCGCAACACCGGAACCCAGCCCGACTGGGCGTTCCGCACTGGCTTCGTGCTCAACACCGTGGCGGCATGGGTGCTCGTCATAGCCACGGTCTGGTACGCGCTGCGAGAGATCAGTCGCGCCCAGCGCGCGATGGAAATCGAGTATCAGCGCTCCGAGTCGCTGCTGGCCAACATCCTGCCGGTCACCATCGCCGAGCGCCTGAAGCAGCCAGGCCGCGACGTCATCGCCGACAAATACCAGGACGCGGCGATCCTCTTCGCCGATATCGCGGGCTACACAAAGCTGGCCAGCGATATCAGTCCCACCGAACTCGTCCGCTTCCTCGACGATCTCTACACCGAGTTCGACGCACTGGTCGACCGCCACGGGTTGGAGAAGGTCAAGACCAGCGGCGACTCCTACATGGTGGTCAGTGGCGTGCCCGTGGAGCGTCCCGACCACCTCGCTGCGCTGGCCCGGCTCGCGCTGGACATGGCGGATACGGTGTCCGGCCTGACCGACGCGCAGGGCCGCGCCGTCCCGCTGCGCATCGGTCTCGCCGCCGGGCCGGTCGTGGCCGGTGTCGTCGGCGCGCGCAAGTTCTTCTACGACGTGTGGGGTGACGCGGTCAACGTGGCGTCCCGCATGGAGTCCACCGACGTCGAGGGCCGGATACAGGTGCCTCAGGACGTCTACGAGCGACTACGCGAACACTTCACGTTCGATGAGCGCGGCGACGTCGACGTCAAGGGCAAGGGCGTGATGCACACCTGGTACCTGACCGGTCGACGTCAGGGCTAG
- a CDS encoding cellulase family glycosylhydrolase: MAKMRGRLLRQIATRGVIAVLPVAMVTAYASGLFIEPPRLVEAEYQTVAEITTTPNTIGVATSPLYGQTKAEIEKQLDDLLSIGVTTIRVFVPWGLVEPLDNVYNWSHIDDIMSAAAARNMGVMAQVNATPIWGGANGPGFPIGSGAPNVAAFTDFMGVLATRYGPTVSAYEIWNEPNYYQFFNPISPEAYTELLKSVYPVLKALDPTATVVAGAVGATQTFPGLTMSPVEFVQRMLAAGASDFFDALSVHPYGDQIPFSGSCPSCPPGILTPRQQVEAIMGMLAGKKVWITEYGLPTAPGGFTEAQQAAWIKDLLDTWQTYDPALVGPIFLYTIRDALNPQDPASLENFYGLWNALGVEKASVDMLRDWIIAHPQIPGPGNPGTGTPPNPVAQIIAAIQQAVQAVVQTVVSVVRTVVETAVNLVRTVIQAVVNTVTSLVGILQPPAAAVTTLVSDVEVPDAAMRTASLVAEFEAAASKVAVDGEVVEGAVTEGAVTEGAEVVPTEELTPAVELVTEAVEPVVVEPVVVEPVIVEPVLVEPVVVEPVVVDPVVEAPAETPTEVEASPEPAAEASPAPSESTPAESDDDSAAKPSPDSSSDPATKPADSPKPDAAKPDATKPSKKSEDSTPASTKSGSASAAKADDKPAKSTDKGSAKRETVSVTVGAGKSSGTASAGSSGDASSGGSDD, from the coding sequence ATGGCCAAGATGAGGGGGCGACTGCTCCGTCAGATCGCGACTCGCGGAGTGATCGCCGTATTGCCCGTGGCGATGGTGACCGCGTACGCCAGCGGTCTGTTCATCGAGCCGCCCAGACTCGTCGAGGCCGAGTATCAGACTGTCGCGGAGATCACGACAACACCGAACACGATCGGCGTTGCCACCTCGCCGCTCTATGGGCAGACCAAGGCGGAGATCGAGAAGCAACTCGACGACCTGCTCTCGATCGGCGTCACGACCATCCGCGTGTTCGTGCCGTGGGGTTTGGTCGAACCACTTGACAATGTCTACAACTGGTCGCATATCGACGACATCATGAGCGCCGCCGCGGCACGCAACATGGGCGTGATGGCCCAGGTGAATGCGACGCCAATCTGGGGCGGAGCCAATGGGCCCGGTTTCCCGATCGGTTCGGGAGCGCCCAACGTGGCTGCCTTCACCGACTTCATGGGAGTGCTCGCCACCAGGTACGGACCCACCGTCTCCGCGTACGAGATCTGGAACGAGCCGAACTACTACCAGTTCTTCAACCCGATCAGTCCCGAGGCCTACACCGAGCTGCTCAAGTCGGTGTACCCGGTCCTCAAGGCGTTGGACCCCACGGCAACCGTCGTTGCCGGCGCTGTTGGCGCCACCCAGACGTTCCCCGGACTCACGATGAGCCCGGTCGAGTTCGTGCAGCGGATGCTCGCCGCGGGGGCCTCGGACTTCTTCGACGCGCTGTCGGTCCATCCCTACGGTGACCAGATCCCGTTCTCGGGCTCGTGCCCCAGTTGCCCGCCGGGGATCCTGACGCCGCGTCAGCAGGTCGAGGCGATCATGGGAATGCTCGCGGGCAAGAAGGTGTGGATCACCGAGTACGGGCTTCCGACCGCGCCTGGCGGATTCACCGAAGCCCAGCAGGCCGCCTGGATCAAGGATCTACTCGATACCTGGCAGACCTACGATCCCGCCCTGGTTGGGCCGATCTTCCTCTACACGATCCGTGACGCGCTCAACCCGCAGGACCCGGCCAGCTTGGAGAACTTCTACGGGCTCTGGAATGCGCTCGGCGTGGAGAAGGCCTCGGTCGACATGCTGCGGGACTGGATCATCGCGCACCCCCAGATTCCGGGACCGGGAAATCCCGGGACGGGGACGCCACCGAACCCGGTGGCTCAGATCATCGCCGCGATTCAGCAGGCCGTTCAAGCCGTCGTTCAAACGGTCGTCTCGGTGGTGCGAACGGTCGTCGAGACGGCCGTGAACTTGGTCCGGACGGTCATCCAGGCCGTGGTCAACACCGTCACCAGCCTGGTTGGAATCCTGCAGCCACCTGCGGCGGCAGTCACCACGTTGGTGAGCGATGTCGAGGTTCCGGACGCGGCCATGCGAACGGCGTCGCTCGTAGCCGAGTTCGAGGCTGCGGCGTCCAAGGTCGCGGTCGACGGCGAAGTAGTTGAGGGTGCTGTCACCGAGGGTGCAGTCACCGAGGGTGCGGAGGTCGTCCCCACCGAGGAACTCACGCCCGCAGTCGAACTGGTAACCGAGGCGGTCGAGCCCGTGGTGGTCGAGCCAGTGGTGGTTGAGCCGGTCATCGTGGAGCCCGTTCTGGTCGAGCCGGTCGTGGTCGAGCCCGTGGTCGTCGATCCGGTTGTGGAGGCACCGGCGGAGACGCCGACTGAGGTCGAGGCATCGCCGGAGCCGGCAGCCGAGGCGTCGCCGGCCCCGTCGGAGTCGACACCGGCTGAATCGGATGACGACAGCGCGGCCAAGCCGTCGCCCGACTCGTCCAGCGACCCGGCTACGAAGCCGGCTGACTCGCCCAAGCCGGACGCTGCCAAGCCGGACGCCACCAAGCCGTCGAAGAAGTCCGAGGACTCGACACCGGCGTCAACGAAGTCCGGGTCGGCCAGCGCGGCGAAGGCCGATGACAAGCCGGCCAAGTCAACCGACAAGGGCAGCGCCAAGCGGGAGACCGTGTCCGTGACTGTCGGGGCAGGCAAGTCCTCGGGCACCGCATCTGCGGGCTCGTCCGGGGACGCGTCCTCCGGTGGCTCGGACGACTGA